The following are encoded together in the Pseudomonas xantholysinigenes genome:
- a CDS encoding 2-hydroxyacid dehydrogenase yields MPSPRRAVFLDHQSLDLGDLDLAPLHAQFDELLLHAATTAQQVAERLQGATAVISNKVLLDAATLAANPQLKLILVAATGTNNVDLAAARAQGITVCNCQGYGTPSVAQHTLALLLALATRLCDYNQAVKAGQWAKASQFCLLDFPIVELQGKTLGLLGHGELGGAVARLAEAFGMRVLSGQIPGRPPRADRLPLDELLPQVDALTLHCPLNEQTRHMLGARELALLKPGALVVNTARGGLIDEQALADALRAGRLGGAASDVLSVEPPANGNPLLAADIPRLIITPHSAWGAVESRQRIVGQLAENAQAYFAGQPRRVVG; encoded by the coding sequence ATGCCCAGCCCACGTCGCGCCGTGTTCCTCGATCACCAGTCACTGGACCTGGGTGACCTCGACCTTGCGCCGCTGCATGCCCAGTTCGATGAACTGCTACTGCACGCTGCCACCACGGCACAGCAGGTCGCCGAGCGCCTGCAAGGCGCAACGGCAGTGATCAGCAACAAAGTGCTGCTCGATGCCGCCACCCTGGCCGCCAACCCGCAACTCAAGCTGATCCTGGTCGCCGCCACCGGCACCAACAACGTCGACCTGGCCGCCGCCCGCGCCCAGGGCATCACCGTGTGCAACTGCCAGGGCTACGGCACCCCCTCGGTGGCCCAGCACACCCTGGCGCTGCTGCTGGCCCTGGCCACGCGGCTGTGTGACTACAACCAGGCGGTGAAGGCCGGGCAATGGGCCAAGGCCAGCCAGTTCTGCCTGCTGGACTTCCCCATCGTCGAGCTGCAGGGCAAGACCCTCGGCCTGCTCGGCCACGGCGAGCTGGGCGGTGCAGTGGCGCGCCTGGCCGAAGCCTTCGGCATGCGCGTGCTCAGCGGGCAGATTCCGGGGCGCCCACCGCGCGCCGACCGCCTGCCGCTGGACGAACTGCTGCCGCAGGTCGATGCGCTGACCCTGCACTGCCCGCTCAACGAGCAGACCCGGCACATGCTTGGCGCCCGCGAGTTGGCCCTGCTCAAGCCCGGCGCGCTGGTGGTCAACACCGCCCGCGGCGGACTGATCGACGAACAGGCCCTGGCCGACGCCCTGCGTGCGGGGCGCCTGGGCGGCGCGGCCAGCGATGTGCTCAGCGTCGAGCCACCGGCCAATGGCAACCCCTTGCTGGCGGCGGACATCCCACGCCTGATCATCACCCCGCACAGCGCCTGGGGCGCAGTGGAGTCGCGGCAACGCATCGTCGGCCAGCTCGCCGAAAACGCCCAGGCCTACTTCGCCGGCCAGCCACGGCGAGTGGTCGGCTGA